The following DNA comes from Mya arenaria isolate MELC-2E11 chromosome 11, ASM2691426v1.
TGGTATTTTAACTTCCCTCCCAGATCGAGTTATGTATGTAACTGgagatgtttgtgttttatctgCCTGACTCAAAGTATCCCTGGATTGCTGAAAAGGAAAAGTGACACaattttcactttgtttttCGTTTGATTTGTCAGGCTCACGAAAATCAGTGTTGGGTATTTGTTGTAAATGCCTTCCATTTCTTGTATATGTCCAATTTTCAGTATCTTCAACGTATGGTCTTCTCTCTGGAAATGGAATCGTAACAGTACTTGTTTTTTCCCATTTCTTCTCATTGTCTTGTTTTATTCTGATATTTTGACCTTCATTCAAAAAAGTACGTGCACTCTTTTTACGTTGATTAAAGTTGGTGCTTAATACAGTTTTTAGTAATATTCTGCAACGTTTCTATAACAAAGGTGACTATTTTTGCCAAAACTAAAACACCTGTTCCATTAAACGTGTTTTTGGTTAAACTATCGACTACTATGCTTGTTTCTGGAgtttttcatgtatatattcatacattttgtacatttcttaGCCTATGTTTAGTTATGAAGCATTTAGTTGTTCTTACCTTCTTTTATAACCAAGTTTAATTcttattttcagattatttGATAAGGAGTTGTTCTtagaattaaatatattttccatcGTCAACATGTACTATTTTCTAGTGACCGCACACCAATCAATGaatacatataacaaaacaCTGGTTTCTGAGAGGAACAGTCTACATCTGGAAATAATTTGCCCATTGAACGTATAACCACTTATGCACATGTGCAGGATTAAAATTTCTTTTCTATGAACATTTTCATTAGaaaaaagatattcaatacTGTATAGAATATAAGTAACTAAATACTTCCTAAGCTATCTGATTCTCGGAATCAACGTTAACATTGTTCATAATTGCCAGTATTGTCATACAATGTGGTGGTGACAAGTGTAAGCATATATATGTGACTTACTTTGCGTTATAAagcatttattaataataagagATACAAAGATATGGTACACAAATTATTTGCGCCAAACAACATATATATCACATCTTTTAAGATTTCAAAGGTACACAAAACacttaatatttcaatgaacGAAAACAAACGCTCAAATACAATCGTTGTTCCATGCTATTGGTTGATCAATGCTGATTCATGCACCACCCTGTGatagaataatatttaaaaattaatgttacatTCTAAGTTTATACATTCCAGCGTCGATAATACTGTCTTCAGTCGTATAGGGTTGTTTCTCATCTTGTTTTGATTCAGCCCGGGTAAGACTTTTACAACGTGCATAACCAACGTTGAATGAATTTGGAGAGGTGTGTTTTCCAATTTCAATCAAAGTTGTCATTATGTCCAACATGTATTGTCGAATCCTGTTTACCTCGACTGGCTCATAAAGTCGCTGCTGAATCAGATTTGAATCCATGAAAAGATTACAAAACCCCAGCCTACCTCCAACCTTTTTATCGAGTATCGGAAGGCCCCTTACTAAGACTTTTAAGACATCGAAGAGACATTCATATTCACTGTCTTTGGAGTCACAGTTGCCGCTATGTATGAGGACACACGTCTTCAGGATGAAAGAGGATATCACTGTATGGTCACGAAAGAAAAACTTCAGAAGTTTTATACAGTTTTTATGAGTTTCTGAGAGCTGTTGGATAAGTTCTACTTCTGTGTTTGTGAAGGCAAATTGATAGTGCATCATGCTCTCAAAGCATTTTCTTGCTGGCATCAGCAAAAAACTGTTGACCTCCAAGatcttttttgtatttctttctgACAACCCATACACatctttttcagaaaataccttTCTAACGTCCTCAACGAATATTGCTGGAGCAATATCAACATCCACCTTTAAAGATGGTGAGTGATCATTCTTCGGTTTCCACATAATTTCAACACTGTAAACAGGACCGTGAAAATCAGGTGATCCGTTGAACATCATTATTCCAGAAGATTTTTCAATGCGTACCTCTTTGCATGCTTCAAATGCATtcgtaaatattttcttttcatagTGTTTATAGTCCCAAAACGATCCATTGGCTTTATCGAGGAAGGCACATATATCACTGTTTCCTTTGTACCCTTCTTTATTTGGAAACTTTATTAAAGCGTGTTCTTGTTTCACAACTGGGAATGTTTGTAATGCCTCTTCATGCTTAAATCTTTTTCGTATCCATCCACCAGCATGCGTTATTCTCTTCACATCCACATTTCCTGACCATTCTTTCAAAGCCACGATGAAATCGAACTCGCTGGGTTCAACAATGCGCGTGCCTTCAGCCATACTCCCAACTGGAAAAACCCTGCCTACCTTAAAAGCCGGGTTCAATTTTCCTAatgttgaacaaaataattcCAGGCATTCTTGTGTAGATTGTTTAATGTCTTCTACTTCGTCTTGGCACCTTTTAAACTCTAATTTTTCGTTaagtaaatgatttaaaaacgCAGCTG
Coding sequences within:
- the LOC128207722 gene encoding uncharacterized protein LOC128207722 — its product is MAGYSSSSYNLTSYEELFFNMTIEEKARTAAFLNHLLNEKLEFKRCQDEVEDIKQSTQECLELFCSTLGKLNPAFKVGRVFPVGSMAEGTRIVEPSEFDFIVALKEWSGNVDVKRITHAGGWIRKRFKHEEALQTFPVVKQEHALIKFPNKEGYKGNSDICAFLDKANGSFWDYKHYEKKIFTNAFEACKEVRIEKSSGIMMFNGSPDFHGPVYSVEIMWKPKNDHSPSLKVDVDIAPAIFVEDVRKVFSEKDVYGLSERNTKKILEVNSFLLMPARKCFESMMHYQFAFTNTEVELIQQLSETHKNCIKLLKFFFRDHTVISSFILKTCVLIHSGNCDSKDSEYECLFDVLKVLVRGLPILDKKVGGRLGFCNLFMDSNLIQQRLYEPVEVNRIRQYMLDIMTTLIEIGKHTSPNSFNVGYARCKSLTRAESKQDEKQPYTTEDSIIDAGMYKLRM